One window of the Perca flavescens isolate YP-PL-M2 chromosome 16, PFLA_1.0, whole genome shotgun sequence genome contains the following:
- the LOC114570506 gene encoding tripartite motif-containing protein 16-like, which produces MAQKGVQLDRETFSCSICLDLLKDPVTTPCGHSYCMNCIKGFWDEGDEKETHSCPQCRQSFTPRPVLLKNSMLADLVEELKKTGLQAAPADHCYAGAEDVACDVCTGRKLKAHKPCLQCLASYCEKHLQLHYESETFKKHKLVEPSKKLQENVCSRHDEVMKMFCRTDQQLICYLCPVEEHKGHDTVSAAAERAERQRELEGSRQNIQQRIQDREKDVKLLQQQAEAINLSADKAVEDSEKIFTELIRLLEKRSSDVKQQVRSQQKREESRVRELQEKLEQEITELKRKDAELEKLSHTEDHTQFLHNYPSLSPLSQSASSIHICPLSCFEDVTAAVSEVRDKLQDVLREKRTNVSLTGTEVDVLLPQPEPKTRAGFLKYSREITLDPNTVNTMLLLSEGNRRATVMGQQQSYSSHPDRFTVYLQVLSRESLTRRCYWEVERRGRGGVSVAVTYKNIGTAGSWTECFFGRNDKSWALDCDNSYTFWSNNVRTPVSGPWSSRVGVYLDHSAGILSFYSVSETMTLLHRVQTTFTQPLYAGLWFYWYSPKDSAELCKLR; this is translated from the coding sequence ATGGCGCAGAAAGGAGTTCAGCTGGACCGAGAAACCTTCTCTtgttccatctgtctggatctacTGAAGGATCCGGTGACTACTCCCTGTGGACACAGCTACTGCATGAACTGTATTAAAGGCTTCTGGGATGAAGGGGATGAGAAGGAAACCCACAGCTGCCCTCAGTGCAGGCAGAGCTTCACACCGAGGCCTGTCCTGCTGAAAAACTCCATGTTAGCAGATTtagtggaggagctgaagaagactggactccaagctgctcctgctgatcactgctatgctggagctgaagatgtggcctgtgatgtcTGCACTGGGAGAAAACTCAAAGCACACAAGCCCTGTCTTCAATGTCTGGCTTCTTACTGTGAGAAACACCTTCAGCTTCATTATGAATCAGAGACATTCAAGAAACACAAGCTGGTGGAGCCGTCCAAGAAGCTCCAGGAGAACGTCTGCTCTCGTcatgatgaggtgatgaagatgTTCTGTCGTACTGATCAGCAGCTTATCTGTTATCTCTGCCCTGTGGAGGAACATAAAGGCCACGACACagtctcagctgcagcagagagagctgagaggcagagagagctcGAGGGGAGTCGACAAAACATCCAGCAGAgaatccaggacagagagaaagatgtgaagctgcttcaaCAGCAGGCGGAGGCCATCAATCTCTCTGCTGATAAAGCAGTGGAGGACAGCGAGAAGATCTTCACCGAGCTGATCCGTCTCCTGGAGAAAAGAAGCtctgatgtgaagcagcaggtcagatcccagcagaaaagagaagagagtcgagtcagagagcttcaggagaagctggagcaggagatcactgagctgaagaggaaagACGCTGAGCTGGagaaactctcacacacagaggatcacacccagtttctacacaactacccctcactgtcacctctcagccaatcagcatccagCATCCATATCTGTCCTCTGAGCTGCTTTGAGGATGTGACAGCAGCCGTGTCAGAAGTCAGAGATAAACTACAGGACGtcctgagagagaagaggacaaaCGTCTCACTGACAGGGACTGAAGTGGATGTTTTACTGCCGCAACCAGAGCCCAAGACCAGAGCTGGATTCTTAAAATATTCACGTGAAATCACACTGGATccaaacacagtaaacacaatgCTGTTATTATCTGAGGGGAACAGGAGAGCTACAGTAATGGGTCAACAACAGTCTTATTCTAGTCACCCAGACAGATTCACTGTTTATCTGCAGGTCCTGAGTAGAGAGAGTCTGACTCGAcgttgttactgggaggtggagaggagagggagaggaggagtttCTGTAGCAGTCACATACAAGAATATCGGCACAGCAGGGAGCTGGACTGAATGTTTCTTTGGACGAAATGACAAATCTTGGGCTTTAGATTGTGACAACAGTTATACATTTTGGTCTAACAATGTCAGAACTCCCGTCTCAGGTCCTTGGTCCTCCAGAGtaggagtgtacctggatcacagtgcaggtattctgtccttctacagcgtctctgaaaccatgactctcctccacagagtccagaccacattcactcagccccTCTATGCTGGACTTTGGTTTTATTGGTATTCACCTAAAGACTCTGCTGAGTTGTGTAA
- the LOC114570507 gene encoding tripartite motif-containing protein 16-like, with amino-acid sequence MAQKGVQLDRETFSCSICLDLLKDPVTTPCGHSYCMNCIKRHWDVEDCKYSYSCPQCRQSFTPRPVLLKNTMLADLVEELKKTGLQAAPADHCYAGAGDVACDFCTGRKLKAHKSCLQCLASYCEKHLQPHYESETFKKHKLVEPSKKLQENVCSRHDEVMKMFCRTDQQLICYLCPVEEHKGHDTVSAAAERAERQRELEGSRQNIQQRIQDREKDVKLLQQQAEAINLSADKAVEDSEKIFTELIRLLEKRSSDVKQQVRSQQKRKESQVRELQEKLEQEITELKRKDAELKKLSHTEDHNQFLHNYPSLSPLSQSASSIHICPLSCFEDVTAAVSEVRDKLQDVLREKWTKVSLTGTEVDVLLPQPEPKTRAGFLKYSREITLDPNTAHTRLLLSEGNRRATAMSQHQSYSSHPDRFTDWRQVLSRESLTGCCYWEVERTVVVYVSVAYKNISRAGGSDDCIFGHNDKSWALYCNNNSYIFYYNNVQTPVSGPVSSRVGVYLDHSAGILSFYSVSETMTLLHRVQTTFTQPLYAGLFLYPGASAELCKLK; translated from the coding sequence ATGGCGCAAAAAGGAGTTCAGCTGGACCGGGAAACCTTCTCTtgttccatctgtctggatctcCTGAAGGATCCGGTGACTACTCCCTGTGGACACAGCTACTGCATGAACTGTATTAAAAGACACTGGGATGTAGAGGATTGTAAGTACAGTTACAGCTGCCCTCAGTGCAGGCAGAGCTTCACACCGAGGCCTGTCCTgctgaaaaacaccatgttagcagatttagtggaggagctgaagaagactggactccaagctgctcctgctgatcaCTGCTATGCTGGAGCTGGAGATGTGGCCTGTGATTTCTGCACCGGGAGAAAACTCAAAGCACACAAGTCCTGTCTGCAATGTCTGGCTTCTTACTGTGAGAAACACCTTCAGCCTCATTATGAATCAGAGACATTCAAGAAACACAAGCTGGTGGAGCCGTCCAAGAAGCTCCAGGAGAACGTCTGCTCTCGTcatgatgaggtgatgaagatgTTCTGTCGTACTGATCAGCAGCTTATCTGTTATCTCTGCCCTGTGGAGGAACATAAAGGCCACGACACagtctcagctgcagcagagagagctgagaggcagagagagctcGAGGGGAGTCGACAAAACATCCAGCAGAgaatccaggacagagagaaagatgtgaagctgcttcaaCAGCAGGCGGAGGCCATCAATCTCTCTGCTGATAAAGCAGTGGAGGACAGCGAGAAGATCTTCACCGAGCTGATCCGTCTCCTGGAGAAAAGAAGCtctgatgtgaagcagcaggtcagatcccagcagaaaagaaaagagagtcaagtcagagagcttcaggagaagctggagcaggagatcactgagctgaagaggaaagacgctgagctgaagaagctctcacacacagaggatcacaaccagtttctacacaactacccctcactgtcacctctcagccaatcagcatccagCATCCATATCTGTCCTCTGAGCTGCTTTGAGGACGTGACAGCAGCCGTGTCAGAAGTCCGAGATAAACTACAGGACGTCCTGAGAGAGAAGTGGACAAAGGTCTCACTGACAGGGACTGAAGTGGATGTTTTACTGCCACAACCAGAGCCCAAGACCAGAGCTGGATTCTTAAAATATTCACGTGAAATCACACTGGATccaaacacagcacacacacggCTGTTATTATCTGAGGGGAACCGGAGAGCAACAGCAATGAGTCAACATCAGTCTTATTCTAGTCACCCAGACAGATTCACTGACTGGCGTCAGGTCCTGAGTAGAGAGAGTCTGACTGGAtgttgttactgggaggtggagaggaCAGTAGTAGTTTATGTATCAGTCGCATACAAGAATATCAGCAGAGCAGGGGGGTCAGATGATTGTATATTTGGACACAATGACAAATCTTGGGCGTTATATTGTAACAACAAcagttatatattttattacaaCAATGTCCAAACTCCCGTCTCGGGTCCTGTGTCCTCCAGAGtaggagtgtacctggatcacagtgcaggtattctgtccttctacagcgtctctgaaaccatgactctcctccacagagtccagaccacattcactcagccccTCTATGCTGGACTTTTTCTTTATCCTGGAGCCTCTGCTGAGTTGTGTAAACTGAAATAG